Below is a genomic region from Patescibacteria group bacterium.
AGGTTTGGTGATTAGGCAGTATTTTGCGGATACGGTGGGGGATGTGAACACGGCAGGCGACGATTACGCGCATAATGTGGATAAAGCGATTTTAATTGCCACGCCGAATAAGGGGAGTTTAATAATGACATTGGATAAAGCCGTCAACGCCTTCCCCGTCCTCGGTCCCTTTGTCGAAGATGCGCTGGTGGGAAGTGTCGAAAGTCTTTGGGAAAACGATCCTAGTGGACAACCAAAGCATGCTAATAGCTGGGCGGCGTTGCAAATTACGCCGGGGTCAGACCTTTTAAAAAGTTTAGACAATGTCGCTTTACTTCCTGCGGATGTGGATTATTACACAATGGGCGCTAATATGAAAGCTCGCAGGGGCGGGGTTCTTTATGGTTTTGACGCATGGACGGATTATGCGGAGCTTGGGGATATAGCCGTAGAAAAAGAAAGTTTTGAATATTTACCAATACCAGCTACCCAAAACATAGTTTATGATGATACAATGTTAATTAAGTGGGAATTGGCAGAGATGGACAATATGTGGACTATACGAGTGGAAACGCCCAGTTTGGAAACGGTTAAAAAAGCTCACTGGAATTTAATGCAGACTTCGGAAGTTAGAGAGGGTATTGTTAGTATTTTAGAAAATGCAACAGACTAGAAGCGTAAAATTTTATCTTTTAATAAGCTCTTTTTTTATACTTGTCCTTTCTTGTGTCTTTTCTGTAGTAGGTCTCGTTATTGCTTATTTCAGTTTCAAGTTTGTCTTTGGCAAGCCGTATGAGATGGGGTGGTTGTTTTTAACATTTATTGGACAGATTTCCGCTTTGGTTTTTGGTTTTATCAGTTCTGTTGTGTCTTCCCTACTCTCTGTTGTTTTTATAAAAAAGGACTACAAAAAGCGCAAGGTTGTTAATGGCGTTTCGCCATGGTTAATTGTGGCGGGAGCGTATGTTTTATTTTTAGTGTGGTTGATAATATTGGCGGCAATGATTAGCAAAGCAACACCCCCCTGCCCCAACTGCTACAAATAGCATCACCCCATAGACAAAGGAGAGACCTTGTACAAGGTCTCTCCTTATTCTACAGGCTAATCTAATACAACAGATTTGACTCTTTCCCGTATCTCAAGAAAGCGTTTTACATGATTTTCAACAAACTTCGCATAGCAAGCCCCAGCTTTTTCCTCGTTGGGATAGAACATATCCAATAATATATTTGGATGCAACCACTTACCTTCCCTTTCTCCTAAAAAGTACTTATAACTAGAGTAATCGTAACCTGTTAAATTTTTCGCGTGGATATCCGACAATTCTGTGGGATTTAAATGTATATAACAGGATAAATGTAACAAGTGTTCTTGATTCGTAATCATAACCCCTTTGTAAACGCCTTGAAATACACCTCCCACTCTGTCATATTTATTATTGAAATAAAGCGAGTAGCTCGTCCCCACCCTTCTTAAAAGTTTTTCCATCCCATATTTAGATATATTATGGAGCAAAAGATGATAATGGTTAGGCATAAGGGCAAACGCAACAAGTTTAACATCCCCCACAAAACTAGCACCTTCCACAAAAAGCGCCTCCCCCGTTACAGGGTCAATAAACTTTTTCTTAAATGTGGGGTCCAGATATTTTTTTAATAGATATAAAAAGTAATAATAATCGTAAGAGTCAACAAATATTTCTTGCTTATTCACACCCCTATTGTAAATGTGATAAAAACTGTTATCTGCATAAACCTTTATCGTATTCTTTGCAGGCATACCCCTATACTAAACAAAGGAGTCTCCTTTGTCAAGGAGACTCCTTGGATAAGGAGAGACCTTGTACTACAGGACGGAGAGGGGGTCGAGGAAACGCCCGTTAAACTGCACCGAAAAGTGTACATGAGGTCCCGTGCTTCTGCCCGTTGAACCCATTTGACCTATTATCTCTCCTCTACCCACTTCTTCTCCCACCGACACCTCAATAACGGACATATGCGCGTAAGTGGTTACATAACCATTGCCATGGTCAACCTGAACAGCAAACCCATACCCATTAGTCCACCAACCCGCCCTAACCACCGTTCCCGCATCCGACGCGTAAATTGGGCTTGGAGATTTAACAATGTCTATGGCGGGGTGATACCAACTAAAATACTGAGTTATAACCCGGTACCGCGCGGGCCATACAAATTGCCCCGTCCCCTTCACTCCTATTTGAGCGTAAGGTATCTGACCGTACGCATCCTGCCCATAAGTTGGAACAGGAGCAGGTACCACCAAAGCGGGTATTTTCGCCCCCGGAATTATGAGCTTTTGCCCCACACTTAAATCAAAAGGCGGCCCATCCAAATAGTTAAAATCCGCAATGGCCTGTGTGGACACCGCATACTTTGACGCCAAAGAGCTTAAACTGTCTCCCGATTTAACCGTGTGTATAACACCCGATACGGGCGGAATTAACAATTTTTGCCCCACCTTTAAGTAGTCAAGCGACACTAAATCGTTTGCGTAGCGGATAGACTCTACAGTAACCCCAAATTCCTGCCCAATACTGCTTAAAGTTTCCCCACCTTGCACAAAATACTCAATATAGTCCTCCCTTATTCTATCCGCGGGGGTCTCCGTTCTAGCCAAAATTGGCTCGGGAATTATGTCATTTGAACCAGAAATAAACTCCGTTTCCACCTTAGACGCGACAACAAATTTGCTCTGAAAAACCCCTCCCGTTAGAAACACCGATAAAGCAAGAAAAACAATTATCATATTTGCAAACGGCTTGCCTAGCCTGCCCCGCGACCAGATAAGTCTCCCAACCAAGAAATTCTTTATGTTAAATGCGGTAAAAACCAAACCAAAAATCACGCGCTTAATAATTTTTAAAATAAAGACAATTCTGTAAATTGAATAGCGCAATAAGGCTACCACAAACTTTTTTGCCATAGAAAAACCCTTTTTAACCTTATTGCCAAAAGCGGATTTTATTCTAAGCTGGGAAAAGGAAAGCTGACAACTTGAATCTTTGTGAAATTTTGGTTTTAACATAAGGCTAAATGTTTAGTTAAACACTTACTATTATAGCAGATTATTTTTACTTCGTTTCGTGGAGGGTTTCTAAAAATTCTTTGTTGGACTTGGTTTTTGATAACCGATCCAAAATTAGGGG
It encodes:
- a CDS encoding transposase → MPAKNTIKVYADNSFYHIYNRGVNKQEIFVDSYDYYYFLYLLKKYLDPTFKKKFIDPVTGEALFVEGASFVGDVKLVAFALMPNHYHLLLHNISKYGMEKLLRRVGTSYSLYFNNKYDRVGGVFQGVYKGVMITNQEHLLHLSCYIHLNPTELSDIHAKNLTGYDYSSYKYFLGEREGKWLHPNILLDMFYPNEEKAGACYAKFVENHVKRFLEIRERVKSVVLD
- a CDS encoding M23 family metallopeptidase — its product is MLKPKFHKDSSCQLSFSQLRIKSAFGNKVKKGFSMAKKFVVALLRYSIYRIVFILKIIKRVIFGLVFTAFNIKNFLVGRLIWSRGRLGKPFANMIIVFLALSVFLTGGVFQSKFVVASKVETEFISGSNDIIPEPILARTETPADRIREDYIEYFVQGGETLSSIGQEFGVTVESIRYANDLVSLDYLKVGQKLLIPPVSGVIHTVKSGDSLSSLASKYAVSTQAIADFNYLDGPPFDLSVGQKLIIPGAKIPALVVPAPVPTYGQDAYGQIPYAQIGVKGTGQFVWPARYRVITQYFSWYHPAIDIVKSPSPIYASDAGTVVRAGWWTNGYGFAVQVDHGNGYVTTYAHMSVIEVSVGEEVGRGEIIGQMGSTGRSTGPHVHFSVQFNGRFLDPLSVL